CATTAATAAGTTTTGCGGCTTTAGTATTTCCTCGCTGTGCCCAAATAAAAATGTCAGTGTCAAAGATCATTTAAAATCGACCTTTGCGTAATTGATGCATCACTTCCTTGACTGACTTTTTCTCTTTTTTCAACATTCCGAAAAAATCATGTTCTTCTACTTTGCATTCTGCGGTGGGAGTAATGGGCACGATAACACCCCTAATTTTGCCATGGTATAAAACATTAACTTTTTCTCGCTTTTTAAGAGCCTCAAGGATTTGAGTTGTTTTATAACGAAGATCAATAATCGAAGCATCCATAATCACCTCTTAAAATATGTCTAGTACTAGTAGACATTTTTAAAAATGTCAATGGATGAATCGAATTTATACATTTTGTCTAACAACTTCCTAACCCTGTCTCATGTCAAGACTTGACCCCTCTTCCATACAATACCGTCTTACATACAGGATCCTAACAAAGAATATTGGCTTTACAATGGCAAGCGACCGGCAAGCGGTTCTATGGCGATCGAAGATGATGGTGTTGCTTTTAGGCAGCGCAGTTGGGCCCAGTTTAAGAAACAGGCCTCGGGTTGGTTTGTGTGGGAAACTGCCTATTATTTTGATTTTCAGGCCAGTGGCCAGCAAACCAATGTGTTTAGCCAAGCCAAGACCTTTGGCACCTTTGATCGGGTAGATTCTGTCATAGGTGAGACCGGCTGGAATTATACCAACGGTGATGGAGTGCTGTTTTATCCTGGGACCGATGTGCTGTATCCCCAAGATTCGTATGGGATGGACGGGCCGATTGCTAGTTTACGTCTCAAACATTGGCGCCGAGGCGTGCAAGACTATGATTACTTGACCATGGCGGCTCAGGTTGATCCTGCGCAAGTAGCACAAATTGTGGCGAATCTTATTCCTAAAGTCTTGTGGGAGTATGGTGTGAACATGATCAGCGACCCCACTTGGGTGCGCACCGACATGGGTTGGAATAACGACCCCAACGTGTGGGAGCAAACCCGTAAACAATTAGCCGATATCATCGAGCAAGGTGGGGTTGGATTTTAATGTTATCATGTCATCCCGGGCTTTCAGCCGGAGGCTGATCAGCCTCTGGCTGAGACCCGGGGTGGCAATCTTCTATTGAGCTTTTGCAATGATGTCGTTTGCCAAGATATGAGAGCCGTCTCCTCGTACCACTATAATTTGTACGGCTCTGCGAATACCACTGCCATGTTGGGTATTACCT
The window above is part of the Deltaproteobacteria bacterium genome. Proteins encoded here:
- a CDS encoding type II toxin-antitoxin system Phd/YefM family antitoxin; the encoded protein is MDASIIDLRYKTTQILEALKKREKVNVLYHGKIRGVIVPITPTAECKVEEHDFFGMLKKEKKSVKEVMHQLRKGRF
- a CDS encoding DUF4091 domain-containing protein, with amino-acid sequence MAIEDDGVAFRQRSWAQFKKQASGWFVWETAYYFDFQASGQQTNVFSQAKTFGTFDRVDSVIGETGWNYTNGDGVLFYPGTDVLYPQDSYGMDGPIASLRLKHWRRGVQDYDYLTMAAQVDPAQVAQIVANLIPKVLWEYGVNMISDPTWVRTDMGWNNDPNVWEQTRKQLADIIEQGGVGF